Proteins found in one Rhinolophus ferrumequinum isolate MPI-CBG mRhiFer1 chromosome 9, mRhiFer1_v1.p, whole genome shotgun sequence genomic segment:
- the PTAFR gene encoding platelet-activating factor receptor isoform X2: MATNDSSRVDSEFRYTLFPIAYSIIFVLGVIANSYVLWVFVRLYPSKKLNEIKIFMVNLTMADLLFLVTLPLWIVYYYHKGDWILPKFLCNMTGCFFFINTYCSVAFLAVITYNRFQAVTRPIKTAQATTRKRGIYLSLVIWVAIVGAASYFFVLDSTNVVPNKAGSGNITRCFEHYEKGSMPVLIIHIFLVVSFFVVFLIIFICNLVIIRTLLMQPTQLQRNAEVKRRALWMVCMVLAVFIICFVPHHMVQLPWTLAELGFQDSAFHQAINDAHQITLCLLSTNCVLDPIIYCFLTKKFRKHLTEKFHSLRSSRKCPLATTETGTEVVMPLNHIPVNSLKN; this comes from the coding sequence ATGGCGACAAATGACTCCTCTCGTGTGGACTCCGAGTTCCGATACACCCTCTTCCCGATTGCTTATAGCATCATCTTCGTGCTGGGAGTCATCGCCAATAGCTACGTGCTGTGGGTGTTTGTCCGCCTTTACCCTTCCAAGAAACTCAATGAGATAAAGATCTTCATGGTGAATCTCACCATGGCCGACCTGCTCTTCTTGGTCACCCTGCCCCTGTGGATTGTCTACTACTACCATAAGGGAGACTGGATTCTCCCTAAATTCCTGTGCAATATGACTGgctgctttttcttcatcaacaCCTACTGCTCAGTGGCCTTCCTGGCCGTCATCACTTACAACCGCTTCCAGGCGGTGACACGGCCAATCAAGACGGCTCAGGCCACCACCCGCAAGCGTGGCATCTATTTGTCCCTGGTCATCTGGGTGGCCATTGTAGGTGCTGCATCCTACTTCTTTGTCCTGGACTCCACCAACGTAGTGCCCAACAAGGCGGGCTCAGGCAACATCACCCGCTGCTTTGAGCATTATGAGAAGGGCAGCATGCCAGTCCTCATCATTCACATCTTCCTTGTGGTTAGCTTCTTCGTCGTCTTCCTCATCATCTTCATCTGCAACCTGGTCATCATTCGCACGCTGCTCATGCAACCCACGCAGCTGCAGCGCAACGCGGAAGTCAAGCGCCGGGCACTGTGGATGGTCTGCATGGTCTTGGCCGTGTTCATCATATGCTTTGTGCCTCACCACATGGTACAGCTGCCCTGGACCCTGGCCGAGCTGGGCTTCCAGGACAGCGCCTTCCACCAGGCTATTAACGATGCTCATCAGATCACCCTCTGCCTTCTTAGCACCAACTGTGTCTTGGACCCCATCATCTACTGTTTCCTAACCAAGAAGTTCCGCAAGCACCTCACCGAGAAGTTCCACAGCCTGCGCAGCAGCCGGAAATGCCCTCTGGCCACCACGGAGACTGGCACCGAAGTGGTCATGCCGCTGAACCATATCCCTGTCAATTCCCTCAAAAATTAG
- the PTAFR gene encoding platelet-activating factor receptor isoform X3 — MRIMPSLQQASWKRHRQDTVNSYRLQPRAMATNDSSRVDSEFRYTLFPIAYSIIFVLGVIANSYVLWVFVRLYPSKKLNEIKIFMVNLTMADLLFLVTLPLWIVYYYHKGDWILPKFLCNMTGCFFFINTYCSVAFLAVITYNRFQAVTRPIKTAQATTRKRGIYLSLVIWVAIVGAASYFFVLDSTNVVPNKAGSGNITRCFEHYEKGSMPVLIIHIFLVVSFFVVFLIIFICNLVIIRTLLMQPTQLQRNAEVKRRALWMVCMVLAVFIICFVPHHMVQLPWTLAELGFQDSAFHQAINDAHQITLCLLSTNCVLDPIIYCFLTKKFRKHLTEKFHSLRSSRKCPLATTETGTEVVMPLNHIPVNSLKN; from the coding sequence GCATAGGCAGGACACAGTAAACAGCTACCGCTTGCAGCCCCGAGCGATGGCGACAAATGACTCCTCTCGTGTGGACTCCGAGTTCCGATACACCCTCTTCCCGATTGCTTATAGCATCATCTTCGTGCTGGGAGTCATCGCCAATAGCTACGTGCTGTGGGTGTTTGTCCGCCTTTACCCTTCCAAGAAACTCAATGAGATAAAGATCTTCATGGTGAATCTCACCATGGCCGACCTGCTCTTCTTGGTCACCCTGCCCCTGTGGATTGTCTACTACTACCATAAGGGAGACTGGATTCTCCCTAAATTCCTGTGCAATATGACTGgctgctttttcttcatcaacaCCTACTGCTCAGTGGCCTTCCTGGCCGTCATCACTTACAACCGCTTCCAGGCGGTGACACGGCCAATCAAGACGGCTCAGGCCACCACCCGCAAGCGTGGCATCTATTTGTCCCTGGTCATCTGGGTGGCCATTGTAGGTGCTGCATCCTACTTCTTTGTCCTGGACTCCACCAACGTAGTGCCCAACAAGGCGGGCTCAGGCAACATCACCCGCTGCTTTGAGCATTATGAGAAGGGCAGCATGCCAGTCCTCATCATTCACATCTTCCTTGTGGTTAGCTTCTTCGTCGTCTTCCTCATCATCTTCATCTGCAACCTGGTCATCATTCGCACGCTGCTCATGCAACCCACGCAGCTGCAGCGCAACGCGGAAGTCAAGCGCCGGGCACTGTGGATGGTCTGCATGGTCTTGGCCGTGTTCATCATATGCTTTGTGCCTCACCACATGGTACAGCTGCCCTGGACCCTGGCCGAGCTGGGCTTCCAGGACAGCGCCTTCCACCAGGCTATTAACGATGCTCATCAGATCACCCTCTGCCTTCTTAGCACCAACTGTGTCTTGGACCCCATCATCTACTGTTTCCTAACCAAGAAGTTCCGCAAGCACCTCACCGAGAAGTTCCACAGCCTGCGCAGCAGCCGGAAATGCCCTCTGGCCACCACGGAGACTGGCACCGAAGTGGTCATGCCGCTGAACCATATCCCTGTCAATTCCCTCAAAAATTAG
- the PTAFR gene encoding platelet-activating factor receptor isoform X1, translating into MLSAALTVPSASLSPSRPLSLLFLRHRQDTVNSYRLQPRAMATNDSSRVDSEFRYTLFPIAYSIIFVLGVIANSYVLWVFVRLYPSKKLNEIKIFMVNLTMADLLFLVTLPLWIVYYYHKGDWILPKFLCNMTGCFFFINTYCSVAFLAVITYNRFQAVTRPIKTAQATTRKRGIYLSLVIWVAIVGAASYFFVLDSTNVVPNKAGSGNITRCFEHYEKGSMPVLIIHIFLVVSFFVVFLIIFICNLVIIRTLLMQPTQLQRNAEVKRRALWMVCMVLAVFIICFVPHHMVQLPWTLAELGFQDSAFHQAINDAHQITLCLLSTNCVLDPIIYCFLTKKFRKHLTEKFHSLRSSRKCPLATTETGTEVVMPLNHIPVNSLKN; encoded by the coding sequence GCATAGGCAGGACACAGTAAACAGCTACCGCTTGCAGCCCCGAGCGATGGCGACAAATGACTCCTCTCGTGTGGACTCCGAGTTCCGATACACCCTCTTCCCGATTGCTTATAGCATCATCTTCGTGCTGGGAGTCATCGCCAATAGCTACGTGCTGTGGGTGTTTGTCCGCCTTTACCCTTCCAAGAAACTCAATGAGATAAAGATCTTCATGGTGAATCTCACCATGGCCGACCTGCTCTTCTTGGTCACCCTGCCCCTGTGGATTGTCTACTACTACCATAAGGGAGACTGGATTCTCCCTAAATTCCTGTGCAATATGACTGgctgctttttcttcatcaacaCCTACTGCTCAGTGGCCTTCCTGGCCGTCATCACTTACAACCGCTTCCAGGCGGTGACACGGCCAATCAAGACGGCTCAGGCCACCACCCGCAAGCGTGGCATCTATTTGTCCCTGGTCATCTGGGTGGCCATTGTAGGTGCTGCATCCTACTTCTTTGTCCTGGACTCCACCAACGTAGTGCCCAACAAGGCGGGCTCAGGCAACATCACCCGCTGCTTTGAGCATTATGAGAAGGGCAGCATGCCAGTCCTCATCATTCACATCTTCCTTGTGGTTAGCTTCTTCGTCGTCTTCCTCATCATCTTCATCTGCAACCTGGTCATCATTCGCACGCTGCTCATGCAACCCACGCAGCTGCAGCGCAACGCGGAAGTCAAGCGCCGGGCACTGTGGATGGTCTGCATGGTCTTGGCCGTGTTCATCATATGCTTTGTGCCTCACCACATGGTACAGCTGCCCTGGACCCTGGCCGAGCTGGGCTTCCAGGACAGCGCCTTCCACCAGGCTATTAACGATGCTCATCAGATCACCCTCTGCCTTCTTAGCACCAACTGTGTCTTGGACCCCATCATCTACTGTTTCCTAACCAAGAAGTTCCGCAAGCACCTCACCGAGAAGTTCCACAGCCTGCGCAGCAGCCGGAAATGCCCTCTGGCCACCACGGAGACTGGCACCGAAGTGGTCATGCCGCTGAACCATATCCCTGTCAATTCCCTCAAAAATTAG